A genomic region of Leptolyngbya sp. NIES-2104 contains the following coding sequences:
- a CDS encoding DUF1579 domain-containing protein, with product METTQAEQQSTMHSEPQKEHQWLQKLIGEWTYETEATMGADQPPEKWTGTETVRSLGGLWVLAEGQGEMPGGDPATTLMTIGYDPQQQRYVGTWIGSMMTFLWRYEGELNAAETTLTLYSDGPAMTGDGKLAKYKDAIEFKSDDHRVMTSHVLRDDGQWQHFMTATYQRKQ from the coding sequence ATGGAAACAACACAAGCAGAACAACAATCAACAATGCATTCTGAACCCCAAAAAGAACATCAGTGGCTGCAAAAACTGATTGGCGAGTGGACGTATGAAACCGAGGCGACGATGGGAGCCGATCAACCACCCGAAAAATGGACGGGAACTGAGACTGTCCGCTCGCTTGGTGGACTTTGGGTACTGGCGGAGGGGCAGGGCGAGATGCCGGGGGGCGATCCTGCAACCACGCTAATGACGATCGGCTATGACCCCCAGCAACAGCGGTATGTGGGCACCTGGATTGGGTCAATGATGACTTTTCTCTGGCGATACGAAGGCGAACTGAATGCCGCTGAAACAACGCTCACGCTATATTCCGACGGACCCGCAATGACGGGTGATGGAAAACTGGCAAAGTACAAAGATGCGATCGAATTCAAGAGCGACGATCATCGAGTTATGACCTCGCATGTGTTAAGGGATGACGGGCAGTGGCAGCACTTCATGACCGCAACTTATCAGCGAAAGCAATAG
- a CDS encoding NAD(P)-dependent oxidoreductase, which translates to MGMKILVTGSAGHLGEALVRTLQNTHHDVIGMDLIKTDFTHTVGSICDRDRVKQCLKGVDAVLHTATLHKPHVSTHSRQSFVDTNITGTLNLLEEAVAAQAQAFIFTSTTSTFGSALTPPAHAPAAWITEEVTPISKNIYGVTKTAAEDLCQLFYQNQRLPCLVLRTSRFFPEEDDHPETRQAYSDSNIKANELLYRRVDLEDVVSAHLLALEKAPAIGFGRYIISATTPFTPDDLWELRANAPQVVQRKFPDYEEEYSRRGWKMFPGIERVYVNEKARNELGWQPKYDFRSMLDRLKSGADPRSSLARVIGSKGYHSRKFAEGPYPVE; encoded by the coding sequence ATGGGTATGAAGATCTTGGTGACAGGCAGTGCAGGGCATCTGGGTGAAGCGTTAGTTCGTACCTTACAAAACACACACCACGATGTCATCGGCATGGATCTGATCAAAACAGACTTCACCCATACCGTTGGTTCTATCTGCGATCGCGATCGGGTCAAACAATGTCTGAAAGGGGTGGATGCCGTTCTTCATACAGCAACGCTGCACAAACCTCATGTCTCTACCCATAGTCGCCAAAGCTTTGTAGACACCAATATTACAGGAACGCTCAATCTGCTGGAGGAAGCGGTGGCAGCTCAGGCACAGGCTTTTATCTTCACCAGTACAACCAGCACCTTCGGAAGTGCGCTCACACCGCCTGCCCACGCGCCTGCGGCTTGGATCACTGAGGAGGTCACGCCCATTTCCAAAAACATCTATGGCGTGACTAAAACTGCGGCAGAAGACCTGTGCCAACTGTTTTACCAAAATCAGCGTCTTCCTTGCCTCGTTCTACGAACCTCGCGGTTTTTCCCGGAGGAAGACGATCATCCAGAAACGCGACAGGCTTACTCGGATAGCAACATCAAGGCAAACGAATTGCTCTATCGCAGAGTGGATCTCGAAGACGTGGTGAGTGCCCATCTTCTTGCCCTTGAAAAGGCTCCAGCGATCGGCTTTGGTCGCTACATCATCAGTGCGACCACCCCTTTTACCCCGGATGATTTATGGGAATTGCGAGCCAATGCCCCACAGGTTGTGCAGCGGAAATTTCCTGATTATGAAGAAGAGTACTCGCGTCGCGGCTGGAAAATGTTTCCTGGCATTGAAAGAGTCTATGTCAATGAAAAGGCAAGAAACGAACTTGGCTGGCAGCCAAAGTATGATTTTCGATCGATGCTTGACAGATTGAAATCGGGAGCCGACCCACGCAGTTCTTTAGCACGTGTCATTGGGTCAAAAGGATACCACAGCCGCAAGTTTGCAGAAGGTCCATACCCTGTAGAGTGA
- a CDS encoding VOC family protein has translation MQTHSNITPCLWFDDQAEAAAQFYTSIFRNSKILHISRYGEAGQEIHGKPAGTVMTVSFELDGQPFTALNGGPTFKFNEAISFQVFCETQEEVDDYWQKLSAGGDETAQQCGWLKDQYGVSWQIIPHILIELLNHPDAAVSQSVTTAMLQMKKIEIDQLKRVAAR, from the coding sequence ATGCAAACCCATTCCAACATCACGCCCTGTTTATGGTTTGATGATCAAGCCGAAGCAGCCGCTCAGTTTTATACGTCGATTTTTCGCAATTCCAAAATCCTCCACATCAGTCGATACGGAGAAGCGGGACAGGAAATTCACGGAAAACCAGCCGGAACTGTCATGACCGTGAGCTTTGAACTGGATGGTCAGCCGTTCACAGCCCTGAATGGAGGTCCGACCTTCAAATTTAACGAGGCAATTTCCTTCCAAGTCTTTTGCGAAACCCAGGAGGAAGTGGACGATTACTGGCAAAAACTGTCTGCGGGTGGCGATGAAACCGCCCAGCAATGCGGCTGGCTCAAAGACCAATATGGAGTCTCATGGCAAATTATTCCTCACATTCTGATCGAGTTGCTCAATCACCCCGATGCGGCAGTCTCCCAAAGCGTCACAACTGCCATGCTGCAAATGAAGAAGATCGAGATTGATCAACTCAAGCGGGTCGCTGCTCGTTAG
- a CDS encoding VOC family protein: MQLNPYLMFNGNCEAAFKFYEQCFGGKIVTLMTHKEAPSAEHIPTEWQDKIMHVCLDLGSRLLMGSDSPPGYFEPPQGFYVQISIDEPAEAERIFHALAENGIVKMPFEQSFWAFRFGMLVDQFGTPWMVNCEKGA; this comes from the coding sequence ATGCAACTCAATCCTTACCTGATGTTCAACGGCAACTGTGAGGCAGCGTTCAAGTTTTACGAGCAATGTTTTGGTGGCAAAATTGTCACGCTGATGACGCACAAAGAAGCCCCCTCAGCAGAACACATCCCTACGGAATGGCAGGACAAAATCATGCATGTTTGCCTCGATTTGGGGAGTCGCCTCTTGATGGGATCTGACAGCCCACCTGGCTATTTTGAACCCCCTCAAGGCTTTTATGTGCAGATCAGCATTGACGAACCCGCTGAGGCAGAACGGATTTTTCACGCTTTAGCAGAAAACGGAATCGTCAAGATGCCTTTTGAGCAATCTTTCTGGGCATTTCGATTCGGGATGTTAGTCGATCAATTTGGTACACCGTGGATGGTGAACTGTGAAAAAGGTGCTTGA
- a CDS encoding YciI family protein: protein MKYVLLIYLEETALSDTERAQCYADSAQLAQQLHSKGQYLATAPLHPVATATSVRMREGKSLVTDGPFAETREQLGGFFLIDARNLDDAIAIATQIPAAKVGTVEIRPVIEVAGLPAQS, encoded by the coding sequence ATGAAATATGTGCTGTTGATTTACCTGGAAGAAACTGCCCTGAGCGACACCGAGCGAGCGCAATGCTATGCAGACTCCGCCCAACTCGCTCAGCAGCTTCACTCGAAGGGACAGTATCTCGCCACCGCCCCACTCCATCCCGTGGCAACCGCAACCAGCGTCCGGATGCGGGAGGGTAAATCGCTCGTCACGGATGGACCGTTTGCCGAAACCCGTGAACAATTGGGCGGTTTCTTTCTGATTGATGCTCGGAATCTCGATGACGCGATCGCGATCGCCACCCAAATTCCAGCAGCAAAAGTCGGCACCGTTGAAATCCGTCCGGTGATTGAAGTTGCGGGACTACCCGCACAATCATGA
- a CDS encoding YciI family protein encodes MKVMVIVKATPDSEAGVLPSEQLLTEMGQYNEALAKAGILLAAEGLHPSSKGARVRFSGTDRTVTQGPFAQTQELVAGYWLWQVDSIEEAISWVKRCPNPMPGESEIEIRPVFEAEDFGEALTPELREQEDRIRTQIETQQQK; translated from the coding sequence ATGAAAGTGATGGTCATCGTCAAAGCCACCCCAGACTCTGAAGCTGGAGTCTTGCCGAGCGAACAGCTCTTAACCGAAATGGGGCAGTACAACGAAGCATTAGCCAAGGCAGGGATCTTGCTCGCGGCTGAGGGGCTTCATCCTAGCTCAAAAGGAGCGCGAGTTCGCTTTTCAGGAACCGATCGCACCGTCACCCAAGGACCATTTGCTCAAACGCAGGAGCTAGTTGCCGGGTACTGGCTGTGGCAGGTGGACTCGATCGAAGAAGCCATTTCCTGGGTGAAACGCTGCCCCAACCCAATGCCCGGAGAATCCGAGATTGAGATCCGCCCTGTATTCGAGGCAGAGGATTTCGGTGAGGCACTGACCCCCGAATTGAGAGAGCAGGAAGACCGCATTCGCACCCAGATTGAGACGCAACAGCAAAAGTAG
- a CDS encoding glutathione S-transferase family protein, with the protein MEPTRMKFYEFTPTRSIRVRWVLQELGVDFEAVSIRLPTGEHRTAAFLELNPAGKLPVLVDGEHTITESVAIALYLAEKYPDRHFIPTDLLRSQLYRWLFFTVTELEQPLWRIARHTALYPEALRLPDEIPLARQDFTNMAIVLENHLLNRQFVVGEQVTVADFILAYTLDWANETQLLDPFPTLVAYLERMYERPKAPMRIAAALASIGDDRSSQ; encoded by the coding sequence ATGGAACCAACCCGAATGAAATTCTATGAATTTACGCCGACTCGATCGATTCGGGTTCGCTGGGTGCTTCAAGAACTAGGCGTGGACTTTGAAGCCGTCTCCATTCGTCTACCCACAGGGGAACACCGCACAGCCGCTTTCCTGGAACTCAATCCTGCGGGCAAGCTCCCAGTGTTAGTCGATGGAGAGCATACCATCACTGAATCGGTCGCGATCGCGCTCTATCTTGCCGAAAAGTATCCAGACCGTCACTTCATCCCCACAGACCTATTGCGGTCGCAGCTTTATCGCTGGCTTTTCTTTACGGTCACCGAGCTAGAACAACCGCTATGGCGAATCGCACGCCACACCGCTTTGTATCCAGAGGCATTGAGATTACCGGATGAGATTCCGCTGGCTCGGCAAGACTTCACGAACATGGCGATCGTGCTGGAAAACCACCTGCTGAATCGGCAGTTTGTGGTGGGTGAGCAAGTCACAGTGGCGGATTTTATCCTGGCTTACACGTTGGATTGGGCAAACGAAACTCAACTGCTCGACCCTTTCCCCACGTTGGTCGCTTATCTGGAACGAATGTATGAACGACCCAAAGCCCCAATGCGAATTGCAGCAGCACTAGCTAGTATCGGCGACGATCGCAGCTCACAATGA